One window of Papaver somniferum cultivar HN1 chromosome 9, ASM357369v1, whole genome shotgun sequence genomic DNA carries:
- the LOC113313914 gene encoding aluminum-activated malate transporter 2-like, translating to MDIESGNIDLKSNNVTVSEHGFLLCWFKALFMKLKKNVAEFANKVKKIGKDDPRRITHSIKVGITLALVSLLYYFSPVYGGFGSATMWAILTVVVVFEFSVGATLGKGLNRAIATFLAGALGVGAHHLATLAGKEGEPILLGLFVFLLAAVASFSRFFPGIKARYDYGVLIFILTFSLVSVSGYREDKIIRLALHRFSTIIIGGLSCVVISIFVFPVWAGEDLHKLIFVNIDKLGDFLQAFGGEYFENFEKDGVIPKDDKKTFLHLNGYKTILNSKTAEESFANFASWEPPHGGFGFRHPWKQYLKIGILTRQCAYRIESLSNCINKSQVQPLEFKKIVQKGCMEMSIESGKALKELSIAVKTMRHPDSVLTHLKNSISAADNLKSSLRTAKMENTNIFELIPAAKVTTLLIEIIGCISNIVDSVNELSRLAKFKGAETTASSLYKPKQQLHHEETLTSVTVETSSHDNATHAIITVCALSTSLESGILEDPLIL from the exons ATGGATATTGAATCAGGAAACATAGACTTAAAGAGTAACAATGTTACCGTTTCCGAACATGGGTTCTTATTGTGCTGGTTTAAAGCTTTGTTTATGAAGTTGAAAAAAAATGTAGCTGAATTTGCAAATAAAGTAAAGAAAATAGGAAAAGATGATCCAAGAAGGATAACTCATTCGATCAAAGTTGGAATAACACTAGCATTAGTTTCTCTTCTCTACTATTTTAGTCCGGTTTATGGTGGATTTGGTTCTGCAACTATGTGGGCTATCTTAACAGTAGTGGTTGTTTTTGAATTCAGCGTTGGTGCCACTTTAGGCAAAGGGTTGAATAGAGCCATTGCTACATTTTTAGCTGGTGCTTTGGGTGTTGGTGCTCATCACTTGGCAACCCTAGCTGGTAAAGAAGGAGAGCCCATTCTTCTTGGTCTCTTTGTTTTCCTACTAG CTGCGGTAGCTTCGTTTTCGAGATTCTTTCCGGGAATTAAAGCGCGGTATGACTATGGAGTGTTGATATTCATATTGACGTTTAGTTTAGTATCTGTGTCCGGTTATCGAGAGGATAAAATTATAAGACTTGCTCTTCACAGATTCTCGACAATTATAATTGGTGGACTTTCATGTGTGGTTATATCAATCTTTGTTTTCCCTGTTTGGGCTGGTGAAGATTTGCATAAactcatttttgtcaatatagacAAACTTGGAGATTTCTTACAGGCATTTGGAGGAGAATATTTCGAAAATTTTGAGAAAGATGGGGTGATACCTAAGGATGATAAGAAAACCTTCCTACATCTTAATGGATACAAAACTATATTGAATTCTAAGACAGCCGAAGAATCATTC GCAAACTTTGCGAGTTGGGAGCCACCACACGGCGGATTTGGATTCCGTCATCCATGGAAACAATATCTAAAGATTGGAATATTAACTCGTCAATGTGCATACCGTATCGAGTCTCTTAGCAACTGCATCAATAAATCTCAAGTCCAACCATTGGAATTCAAGAAGATAGTTCAAAAGGGATGCATGGAAATGAGTATTGAATCAGGCAAGGCTTTAAAAGAATTATCAATTGCAGTTAAGACAATGAGGCATCCGGATTCTGTTCTTACACACCTGAAGAACTCGATATCTGCAGCAGATAACCTAAAATCTTCCCTGAGAACTGCTAAAATGGAGAATACAAACATTTTTGAGTTGATACCAGCAGCTAAGGTTACTACTCTACTAATCGAAATCATTGGGTGCATAAGTAACATTGTCGATTCTGTCAATGAACTTTCTCGCCTAGCAAAGTTCAAAGGTGCAGAGACCACTGCATCCTCATTATATAAGCCGAAGCAACAATTACATCATGAAGAAACACTAACTTCAGTTACTGTGGAGACAAGCAGCCATGACAATGCAACCCATGCAATTATTACAGTATGCGCACTGTCTACATCTCTGGAAAGTGGGATTTTAGAAGATCCCTTGATCTTATAA